In the Brevundimonas sp. MF30-B genome, AGCTACGAACAGGCGCAATCCGCCATCGACGGCCAGACGGACGATGCGACCGGCCCCATCATGGAGGCGATCCTCTATCCGCTGTGGAACGCCTATCGCGCCATGCTGAAGGGGCGCGAGCGCCGCAGCCCGCTTCAGATCGAGTCCGCCGAGCGCCGCATCCGCATGACGCCCGAGGGCGAGATCGCCTCCATCGAGGCCCGCGTTTCTCTGGAGGCGCACCGGCTGATCGAGGAGATGATGATCCAGGCCAACGTCTGCGCCGCAGAGACGCTGGAGCAGAAGCGCACGCCCCTGCTCTACCGGATCCACGAGACGCCCAGCCAGGAAAAGACCTTCAACCTGGCCGACTTCCTGTCGACCATCGGCAAGCCCTGGAACAAGGGCCAGGCGCCGACCACCGCGCGCTTCAACGCCCTGCTGGAAGAGACCCGCGACACGCCGCACGCCGAGGTCGTCAACGAGGTGGTTCTGCGCAGCCAGATGCAGGCCATCTACAGCCCCGAGAACATCGGCCACTTCGGTCTGAACCTGGATCGCTACGCCCACTTCACCTCGCCGATCCGGCGCTATTCCGATCTGATCGTGCACCGGGGCCTTATCCGGGCGCTCAGCCTGGGCAAGGACGGGCTGACGGACCGCGAGATCGCGGAGTTGCCGGCCATCGCCGAGCACGTCGTCATGACCGAGCGCCGCTCCATGGCCGCCGAGCGCGACGCCATGGACCGCTATATCGCCGCCTTCCTGGAGGACCGCGTGGGCGCGACCTTCAAGGGGCGCATCACCGGCGTGACGCGCTTCGGCCTGTTCGTGCGGCTGGAGGAGACGGGCGCCGACGGCCTGGTCCCCGTCTCGTCGCTGGGCAACGAATATTTCACCCACGACGACCGCGCCCACGCCCTGGTCGGCGAACGCAGCGGCAAGCGGTTCGTGCTGGGCCGTCAGGTCGAGGTGCGGCTGGCCGAGGCGACGCCGGTCACCGGCGGCCTGGTCCTGGAGATGCTCAGCGAGCCCGAGGCCCGCGATCCGAATGCGCCCGCGCCCCGCTACGGCATGCGCGGACGGGGCGGCGACGGCCCGCCCTCTCGGGGAAAGAACCGCCCCGGTGGTCCGAAACCGCGCAACGGCGGCAAGCCGTCCGGCGGACTTAAGGGCGTGCGCAAGGGCAAGCGGCGTTGATCCAACCCTTCGACGCGGCTCAGGACCTGAAGGATGCGCCGCGGACCGGCGGCGCGCAGCGGCCCAAGGACGCCGCCACCCTGATCCTGACGCGCGGCGGGGACCGGCCCGAGGTGCTGATGGGCCGGCGCGCGCCGGGCCACGTCTTCATGGCTTCCAAATGGGTGTTCCCCGGCGGCCGGACCGAACGGGCGGATTTCACCGCCGCCTTCGCCGAGGACTTGGCCGCCGACACGGCTCGCCGGCTGGAAGCCGAGACGCCCGCTCGCCGCGCCCGCGCCCTGGCCCTGGCCGCCGTGCGCGAGACCTATGAGGAGACGGGCCTGATCCTGGGGCGCAAGGCCCCGCCCGCCTCCGTCGCCGGGCCGTGGCGGGAGTATCGAGGCCAAGGCGCCCTGCCCGACCTGTCGGTGCTGACCTACGTGGCGCGCGCCGTCACCCCTCCGGGACGCGCGCGGCGCTTCGACGCGCGCTTCTTCATGGCCGAGGCGCGCCATCTGCTGCATTCCCAGCCCACCGCCGGATCAGGCGAGCTGGACGAGATCGCCTGGCTGCCGCTGTCCGAAGCTCGCGCCCTGGACCTGCCGGCCATCACCCGCTTCGTGCTGGGCGAAATCGCCGAACGCCTTGAGCACCCCGACCGCCCCCTGCCCTTCGTGCGCATGGTGCGAGGCCGGCATGTGGTCGAGCACAGGAACTGAACCCATGGCCGACACGCCCATGACCCTGCGCCTGACCATCGCCGACCCGGTTCCGGGCGTGCGCTACAGCCTACAGAAGGACGACATGCCCTTCGAGCCGGTCACGGCCTCGACGGCGCCGCTTAGCTTCGACGTTCAGATTCGGCTGACTGCCGACGGCCGGTTTTTGGGACCGTTCGTGCGGCGCGAGGGCAAGGACCGTCGCTTCGTCTACATCCGCATCGGCCAGGCGGCCGGCGATCACGCCAGCGAATGGTCCCGCCGCGCCAAGATCGATATCCACGACATCCCGCCGGACCTTCTGGTCACAGCGCGCAATGGCGCGGTTCTAGAGGTCGTGCTGCCGGGGCGCGGCAAGGACGGAACGCCCGCCTGCGCAACGGTTCGTCCGGTTCAGGCTTGGCGCATCGCCACCCGAGGCTGAGTATCCCCACGGCCGCTCGTTAACGCGACATAGACCCCAGGTCTGGCAGGTTCGACCCTCGCTCACGTTCGGAAGAAGATGCCCGACGCCTCGCCACATCCCGCCGCCTCGCAAGGCGGACCGGACATCGCGCGCCTCAAGGCGTTGGCGGCGAAGGCTCTGCGCGAGTCCGACAAGCCCCCAATGAAGACGACAGGCGCGGCGCTGCGCGAGCCGTCGCCGAGCACAGCGCGGCCTTCGACGTCCTCGCCTTCCGCCGGTCGGGGACCTTTCCGGCCGGCCGTATGGCTGAACGCCCGCCAGCGCGGCGCGACCCGGCTGGCGGCCCACTATTTCCGCGCCATAGACGCCGCGGCCGTCACCGCCATTACGGTGGGCGCCATCTGGAGCGCCTCGCCGACTGGGCTGGGCGAGGCCCCGCTGCTGGTGGCCCTGCCTTTCGTCGGGGCGGGCCTTGTGGTGATCGGCCTGATGCGGTCATTCCGCCTGTACCGGTTCAGGCGAGACGAGCCGCTGCTGCGCCGGCTGGCGCAGATCGGCGGCGCGACGCTCAGCGCCGGCCTGGTCGGCCTGGTTCTGGCCGAGGCGTTCGAGGCCGAACTGGCGCGCGCCGTGCTGGCATGGACCGGGCTGGCGGCAGCGACCCTCACCATTCTTCATCTCGGCTGGGCGACCTGGACCGACCGTTTGCGCCGATCCGGCGCCCTGACGCCCAATGTGGTCGTGGTCGGCGCCACGCGTCACGCCGAGCGCCTGATCCGCGAGGCTCTGAAGCGCCGCGATCTGAACGTTCTCGGCGTGTTCGACGACCGGCTGTCGCGCAATCCGGACGCCGTCGAGGGCGTTCCCGTGCTGGGGGGCGCCGACGACCTTCTGACCCATCGCATGACCCCCTATGTCGACCGCATCGTGCTGGCCATCGACCACCGCGCCGAGACGCGCGTGCGCGAGCTGACACAGCGGCTGTCGGCCCTGCCCAACGAAGTCACCGTGCTGGTCGACGCCCAGGGCGACAGCGAGCGCAACGCCGCGCTCGAAAAACTGGCCGAGGCGCCGCTCAGCAATCTCGACGCGGTCGACAGCGAACGCCGTGCCTTCCACAAGCGCCTGCAAGACGTGGTCATCGGCGCGATCGCACTGGTGCTTCTGGCCCCGGTCCTGGCTGTGGTCGCCTTGGCCGTAAGGCTGGACAGCCCCGGCCCGGCGCTGTTTCGCCAGCGTCGTCACGGCTTCAACCAGGAAGAGATCGTGGTGTGGAAGTTCCGCTCCATGCGAACCGAGGCTGCCGACGCCACCGCTAGCCGCCAGGTGACCGCCGACGACGACCGCGTCACCCGCGTCGGCCGCTTCATCCGCAAGACCAGCCTGGACGAACTGCCCCAGCTTCTGAACGTGCTGCGCGGTGAAATGAGCCTGGTCGGCCCGCGCCCCCATGCCGTCGGCATGAAGACCGGCGAGGTCGAGAGCGCGCGTCTGGTCGCCGAGTACGCCCATCGTCACCGCATCAAGCCGGGCATGACCGGCTGGGCCGCCATCAAGGGTTCGCGTGGTCCGCTGCACACCGCCGCCGAGGTGCGCCGCCGCGTGCAACTGGACATCGACTATGTCGAGCGCCAGTCCTTCTGGCTGGACCTGTGGATCATGGCCGTGACCGTGCCGGTGCTACTGGGCGACCGGGCGGCCCAACGGTGAACGACTGATGTTCTGGCGCGGGGTATGGGGCTATCTGCCCGCTCAGGCGGTGCAGGGCGTGATCGGCGTGCTGGCGATCGTCGTCTTCACGCGTCTGCTGATGCCCGAGCAGTTCGGCCAGTACGCCCTGGCCTTTTCGGTCATGACCCTGTCGCACGTCCTGGCCTTCTCCTGGGTCGAGGCGGCCATGGCCCGCTTCTGGGCGTCCGAGGTCGAGGGACCGGGGCTGAAGGCGCATTTCGCCTCCCTCTACAAGACCGCCTTCCTGCTGATCGCCGTCTTCGTTCCCGTGGCGGCTCTGTTGCTGTGGCTGGTTCCGATCAACGGGGCGCTGAGGCTGGCGCTGGCGGTTGCCCTGGGCGGTGCGCCGGTGCGGTTCCTGGTCAAGCTGGCGCAGGAGCGATACCGCGCCGCCGGCGAGGTCGCCCGCGCCGCCGGCCTGGACATCTTCGTCGCGCTGGCCGGGTTTGCGGTCGGCGCAGGCTTCGCCGTCTGGGGCGCGGGCGCGGCCTCGCCCTT is a window encoding:
- the rnr gene encoding ribonuclease R, with protein sequence MTKTPKRPPAGLPNKDTLVAFLREAGEAEKADIARAFGLKGAERRLLREMLKELEAEGRLGKRGRRGFSEAGALPPVGVADVVARDADGEFYVELVKGAADAPRAVLMPDREGRGPAPGMGDRLLVKFQRGPDGWEARLVKKLDAETGRVLGVIRKSARETRVEPVDKRSKDVLVIPPVLAEGLRDGDLVVASIEKSDHRHGSKRGKILEVIGKEDDPRAASLLAIHAHGVPTGFSEAVEAEAGDQALPTLKGREDLRDLPLITIDPADARDHDDAVYAARDEDPKNEGGWIVWVAIADVAAYVRPGSALDREARDKGNSTYFPDRVEPMLPEVLSNGLCSLKQGENRACLAVRMVFDKHGKKLGHRFVRGLMRSHASLSYEQAQSAIDGQTDDATGPIMEAILYPLWNAYRAMLKGRERRSPLQIESAERRIRMTPEGEIASIEARVSLEAHRLIEEMMIQANVCAAETLEQKRTPLLYRIHETPSQEKTFNLADFLSTIGKPWNKGQAPTTARFNALLEETRDTPHAEVVNEVVLRSQMQAIYSPENIGHFGLNLDRYAHFTSPIRRYSDLIVHRGLIRALSLGKDGLTDREIAELPAIAEHVVMTERRSMAAERDAMDRYIAAFLEDRVGATFKGRITGVTRFGLFVRLEETGADGLVPVSSLGNEYFTHDDRAHALVGERSGKRFVLGRQVEVRLAEATPVTGGLVLEMLSEPEARDPNAPAPRYGMRGRGGDGPPSRGKNRPGGPKPRNGGKPSGGLKGVRKGKRR
- a CDS encoding NUDIX domain-containing protein, whose protein sequence is MQPFDAAQDLKDAPRTGGAQRPKDAATLILTRGGDRPEVLMGRRAPGHVFMASKWVFPGGRTERADFTAAFAEDLAADTARRLEAETPARRARALALAAVRETYEETGLILGRKAPPASVAGPWREYRGQGALPDLSVLTYVARAVTPPGRARRFDARFFMAEARHLLHSQPTAGSGELDEIAWLPLSEARALDLPAITRFVLGEIAERLEHPDRPLPFVRMVRGRHVVEHRN
- a CDS encoding DUF5990 family protein, giving the protein MADTPMTLRLTIADPVPGVRYSLQKDDMPFEPVTASTAPLSFDVQIRLTADGRFLGPFVRREGKDRRFVYIRIGQAAGDHASEWSRRAKIDIHDIPPDLLVTARNGAVLEVVLPGRGKDGTPACATVRPVQAWRIATRG
- a CDS encoding exopolysaccharide biosynthesis polyprenyl glycosylphosphotransferase, yielding MPDASPHPAASQGGPDIARLKALAAKALRESDKPPMKTTGAALREPSPSTARPSTSSPSAGRGPFRPAVWLNARQRGATRLAAHYFRAIDAAAVTAITVGAIWSASPTGLGEAPLLVALPFVGAGLVVIGLMRSFRLYRFRRDEPLLRRLAQIGGATLSAGLVGLVLAEAFEAELARAVLAWTGLAAATLTILHLGWATWTDRLRRSGALTPNVVVVGATRHAERLIREALKRRDLNVLGVFDDRLSRNPDAVEGVPVLGGADDLLTHRMTPYVDRIVLAIDHRAETRVRELTQRLSALPNEVTVLVDAQGDSERNAALEKLAEAPLSNLDAVDSERRAFHKRLQDVVIGAIALVLLAPVLAVVALAVRLDSPGPALFRQRRHGFNQEEIVVWKFRSMRTEAADATASRQVTADDDRVTRVGRFIRKTSLDELPQLLNVLRGEMSLVGPRPHAVGMKTGEVESARLVAEYAHRHRIKPGMTGWAAIKGSRGPLHTAAEVRRRVQLDIDYVERQSFWLDLWIMAVTVPVLLGDRAAQR